From a region of the Candidatus Poribacteria bacterium genome:
- a CDS encoding aldo/keto reductase encodes MEYRALGKTGIQVSVVGVGGLFVSRVGGKPREEAHRAVRRALELGVNYVDTAPGYADSEEVLGEALEGVTQPFILSTKLGGRPQPFDPKNSEQLRQSVEESLRLLRRDHIDILMIHEPDRPGQYDWWNDESGFHGPVNDVLDSLKEQGITRFTGLGGTTAYTLPHVIATGRYDVVLTAFNYSLLWREALIAVIPEARRRGMGIIVGSPLQQGALARRYDDEVRSGAWWLSPPRREQYQALYAFLDEIGLPIAEVAMRMVLSNPDISTMLSGVRSVEEVETNLAAVAKGPLPADVLTRLGEIAAMVPFRPFEEPFGLPFDRHYRGPGIAR; translated from the coding sequence ATGGAGTACAGAGCTCTCGGCAAGACGGGCATCCAGGTCAGCGTCGTAGGCGTCGGCGGGCTCTTTGTTTCGCGCGTCGGCGGCAAACCGCGCGAGGAGGCGCATCGCGCCGTTCGCCGTGCCCTCGAGCTGGGCGTCAACTACGTCGATACGGCTCCGGGCTACGCGGACAGCGAGGAAGTCCTCGGCGAGGCGCTCGAAGGCGTCACGCAGCCGTTCATCCTGTCCACCAAGCTGGGAGGCAGACCGCAGCCCTTCGATCCCAAGAACTCCGAGCAACTGCGCCAGTCTGTCGAGGAGAGCCTTCGGCTGCTCCGACGCGACCACATCGATATCCTGATGATCCATGAACCGGATCGCCCCGGTCAGTACGACTGGTGGAACGACGAGTCGGGGTTCCACGGGCCCGTGAACGACGTCCTCGACTCGCTCAAAGAACAGGGGATCACCCGATTTACAGGGCTCGGTGGCACGACCGCCTACACGCTGCCGCACGTCATCGCGACCGGCAGATACGATGTCGTGCTCACGGCGTTCAACTACAGCCTGCTCTGGCGCGAGGCACTCATCGCCGTCATTCCAGAGGCGAGGCGGCGCGGAATGGGCATCATCGTCGGGTCGCCGCTGCAGCAGGGCGCTCTGGCTCGCCGCTACGACGACGAAGTGCGATCCGGCGCGTGGTGGCTCAGCCCGCCTCGCCGTGAACAGTACCAAGCCCTCTATGCGTTTCTGGACGAGATCGGGCTGCCTATTGCCGAGGTCGCCATGCGCATGGTGCTGTCGAACCCGGATATCTCGACGATGCTCTCGGGCGTCCGATCCGTCGAGGAAGTGGAGACGAATCTCGCCGCCGTTGCGAAGGGTCCGCTGCCTGCGGATGTCCTGACGCGCCTCGGCGAGATCGCTGCCATGGTTCCATTCCGTCCGTTCGAGGAGCCGTTCGGCTTGCCGTTCGATCGGCACTATCGCGGGCCCGGCATCGCGCGCTGA
- a CDS encoding glucose 1-dehydrogenase has protein sequence MLRRTRLRRCDDSPRYCRRGAILGGRVKGKVAIVTGSTSGVGAGVAIRLAAEGASVTVSGRNEEAGNRVAAQIREAGGTTIYVRTDLTRENDCRNLVEQTVAAFGKLDILVNNAGIFPRGTLETTTAELWDSIFAVNARGPFFCCKYAIPHMQAQKSGSIINVGSGNGYCGAPNLLAYSASKGALLTMTRNLARAYARDHIRVNWLTTGWVLTEGEVAVHALEGRSKEWLIEAGAQQPFGRLMTPEDIANGVLFLASDEAEFVSAAELPVAGGPSIR, from the coding sequence ATGCTCCGAAGGACGCGTCTGCGTAGGTGCGACGATTCGCCTCGGTACTGTCGGAGAGGAGCAATCTTGGGCGGCCGAGTCAAAGGCAAAGTCGCAATCGTCACCGGTTCCACCAGCGGCGTCGGCGCTGGCGTGGCGATCCGCCTCGCCGCCGAAGGAGCCTCGGTGACCGTGTCCGGGCGCAACGAGGAAGCCGGGAACCGCGTCGCCGCCCAGATCCGCGAGGCGGGCGGAACCACGATCTACGTGCGGACGGACCTGACGCGCGAGAACGACTGCCGCAACCTGGTCGAGCAGACGGTCGCCGCGTTCGGGAAGCTGGACATCCTCGTGAACAACGCGGGCATCTTCCCGCGCGGAACCCTCGAAACGACGACCGCGGAGCTCTGGGATTCCATCTTCGCCGTGAACGCCAGAGGACCGTTCTTCTGCTGCAAGTACGCCATCCCGCACATGCAGGCGCAGAAGTCGGGGTCCATCATCAACGTCGGCAGCGGCAACGGCTACTGCGGCGCGCCGAACCTGCTCGCCTATTCCGCCTCGAAGGGCGCGCTGCTCACGATGACCCGCAACCTCGCGCGCGCCTACGCGCGGGATCACATCCGCGTCAACTGGCTGACGACAGGTTGGGTTCTCACCGAGGGTGAAGTCGCCGTCCATGCGCTCGAGGGTCGCTCGAAGGAATGGCTCATCGAAGCCGGAGCGCAGCAGCCTTTCGGTCGGCTGATGACGCCTGAGGACATCGCCAACGGCGTGCTCTTCCTGGCATCCGACGAGGCGGAGTTCGTGTCGGCGGCGGAGCTTCCCGTCGCCGGGGGTCCCTCGATACGCTGA